Proteins found in one Muntiacus reevesi chromosome 2, mMunRee1.1, whole genome shotgun sequence genomic segment:
- the CPNE7 gene encoding copine-7 isoform X2, with the protein MSAGSERRAAAAPGVVPAPCASKVELRLSCRHLLDRDPLTKSDPSVVLLLQSQGQWVQVGRTEVVRSSLHPVFSKVFTLDYYFEEVQKLRFEVYDTHGPSSLSCQEDDFLGGMECTLGQIVAQKKVTRALLLKFGRNAGKSTITVIAEDISGNNGYVELSFRARKLDDKDLFSKSDPFLELYRINDDQSEQLVYRTEVVKNDLSPTWQPFKVSLNSLCSCEESRPLKGLVWDYDSRGKHDFIGEFSTTFEEMQKAFGEDQLYRVYSFLDYVMGGCQIHFTVAIDFTASNGDPRNSCSLHYINPFQPNEYLQALVAVGEICQDYDSDKRLSALGFGARIPPKYEVSHDFAINFNPEDDECEGIQGVVEAYQNCLPRVQLYGPTNVAPIISKVARTAAAEEHTREASQYYILLILTDGVVTDMADTREAIVRASHLPMSIIIVGVGNADFTDMQVLDGDDGVLRSPRGEPALRDIVQFVPFRELKSASPAALAKSVLAEVPRQLVEYYSHKELPPRDLGAHA; encoded by the exons ATGAGCGCGGGCTCGGAGCGCCGGGCGGCGGCGGCCCCCGGGGTGGTGCCGGCGCCCTGCGCCTCGAAGGTGGAGCTGCGGCTGAGCTGCCGGCACCTGCTGGACCGCGACCCGCTCACCAAGTCCGACCCGAGCGTGGTGCTGCTGCTGCAATCGCAAGGCCAGTGGGTGCAG GTGGGCAGAACCGAGGTGGTCCGGAGCAGCCTGCACCCGGTCTTCTCCAAGGTCTTCACGCTTGACTACTACTTCGAGGAGGTGCAGAAGCTGCGCTTTGAGGTCTACGACACCCAtgggcccagcagcctgagctgCCAAGAGGATGACTTCCTGGGGGGCATGGAATGCACTTTGGGGCAG ATAGTGGCCCAGAAGAAGGTGACCCGGGCACTGCTGCTGAAGTTCGGCAGGAACGCGGGCAAGTCCACCATCACG GTGATAGCCGAGGACATTTCCGGGAACAACGGCTACGTGGAGCTCTCCTTCAGGGCCAGGAAACTGGACGACAAG GACCTCTTCAGCAAGTCAGACCCCTTCCTGGAGTTATACCGAATCAATGATGATCAGAGTGAGCAACTGGTGTACAGGACGGAG GTGGTGAAGAACGACCTGAGCCCTACCTGGCAGCCTTTCAAGGTGTCTCTGAACAGCCTGTGCAGCTGTGAGGAGTCGCGGCCTCTCAAG GGCCTCGTTTGGGATTACGACTCCCGCGGAAAGCACGACTTCATCGGAGAATTCTCCACCACCTTCGAGGAGATGCAGAAAGCCTTCGGGGAGGACCAG CTCTACAGGGTGTACTCATTCCTGGACTACGTCATGGGCGGCTGCCAGATCCACTTCACG GTGGCCATTGACTTCACGGCCTCCAACGGGGACCCCAGGAACAGCTGCTCCCTGCACTACATCAACCCCTTCCAGCCCAACGAGTACCTGCAGGCCCTGGTGGCCGTGGGAGAGATCTGCCAGGACTATGACAG CGACAAGAGGCTCTCTGCTTTGGGCTTTGGAGCCCGGATCCCTCCCAAATACGAG GTGTCCCATGACTTTGCCATCAATTTCAACCCCGAGGACGATGAGTGCGAAG GGATCCAGGGTGTGGTGGAGGCCTACCAGAACTGCCTGCCCAGGGTCCAGCTCTACGGCCCCACCAACGTGGCGCCCATCATCTCCAAGGTGGCCCGCACAGCCGCGGCCGAGGAGCACACGCGTGAGGCCTCT CAATACTACATTCTGCTGATCCTGACGGACGGCGTGGTGACCGACATGGCGGACACACGTGAGGCCATCGTGCGCGCCTCCCACCTGCCCATGTCCATCATCATTGTTGGGGTGGGCAACGCAGACTTCACCGACATGCAGGTGCTAGACGGTGACGATGGTGTCCTGCGCTCCCCACGCGGCGAGCCCGCCCTCCGCGACATCGTGCAGTTCGTGCCCTTTCGGGAGCTCAAGAGC GCGTCCCCCGCGGCATTGGCCAAGAGTGTGCTGGCCGAGGTGCCCAGGCAGCTGGTGGAATACTACAGCCACAAGGAGCTGCCTCCGAGAGACCTCGGTGCCCACGCCTGA
- the CPNE7 gene encoding copine-7 isoform X3, whose amino-acid sequence MECTLGQIVAQKKVTRALLLKFGRNAGKSTITVIAEDISGNNGYVELSFRARKLDDKDLFSKSDPFLELYRINDDQSEQLVYRTEVVKNDLSPTWQPFKVSLNSLCSCEESRPLKGLVWDYDSRGKHDFIGEFSTTFEEMQKAFGEDQAQWDCVNSKYKQKKRNYKNSGVVILADLKLYRVYSFLDYVMGGCQIHFTVAIDFTASNGDPRNSCSLHYINPFQPNEYLQALVAVGEICQDYDSDKRLSALGFGARIPPKYEVSHDFAINFNPEDDECEGIQGVVEAYQNCLPRVQLYGPTNVAPIISKVARTAAAEEHTREASQYYILLILTDGVVTDMADTREAIVRASHLPMSIIIVGVGNADFTDMQVLDGDDGVLRSPRGEPALRDIVQFVPFRELKSASPAALAKSVLAEVPRQLVEYYSHKELPPRDLGAHA is encoded by the exons ATGGAATGCACTTTGGGGCAG ATAGTGGCCCAGAAGAAGGTGACCCGGGCACTGCTGCTGAAGTTCGGCAGGAACGCGGGCAAGTCCACCATCACG GTGATAGCCGAGGACATTTCCGGGAACAACGGCTACGTGGAGCTCTCCTTCAGGGCCAGGAAACTGGACGACAAG GACCTCTTCAGCAAGTCAGACCCCTTCCTGGAGTTATACCGAATCAATGATGATCAGAGTGAGCAACTGGTGTACAGGACGGAG GTGGTGAAGAACGACCTGAGCCCTACCTGGCAGCCTTTCAAGGTGTCTCTGAACAGCCTGTGCAGCTGTGAGGAGTCGCGGCCTCTCAAG GGCCTCGTTTGGGATTACGACTCCCGCGGAAAGCACGACTTCATCGGAGAATTCTCCACCACCTTCGAGGAGATGCAGAAAGCCTTCGGGGAGGACCAG GCCCAGTGGGACTGTGTGAACTCCAAGTATAAGCAGAAGAAGCGCAATTACAAGAATTCTGGGGTGGTCATCCTGGCAGACCTGAAG CTCTACAGGGTGTACTCATTCCTGGACTACGTCATGGGCGGCTGCCAGATCCACTTCACG GTGGCCATTGACTTCACGGCCTCCAACGGGGACCCCAGGAACAGCTGCTCCCTGCACTACATCAACCCCTTCCAGCCCAACGAGTACCTGCAGGCCCTGGTGGCCGTGGGAGAGATCTGCCAGGACTATGACAG CGACAAGAGGCTCTCTGCTTTGGGCTTTGGAGCCCGGATCCCTCCCAAATACGAG GTGTCCCATGACTTTGCCATCAATTTCAACCCCGAGGACGATGAGTGCGAAG GGATCCAGGGTGTGGTGGAGGCCTACCAGAACTGCCTGCCCAGGGTCCAGCTCTACGGCCCCACCAACGTGGCGCCCATCATCTCCAAGGTGGCCCGCACAGCCGCGGCCGAGGAGCACACGCGTGAGGCCTCT CAATACTACATTCTGCTGATCCTGACGGACGGCGTGGTGACCGACATGGCGGACACACGTGAGGCCATCGTGCGCGCCTCCCACCTGCCCATGTCCATCATCATTGTTGGGGTGGGCAACGCAGACTTCACCGACATGCAGGTGCTAGACGGTGACGATGGTGTCCTGCGCTCCCCACGCGGCGAGCCCGCCCTCCGCGACATCGTGCAGTTCGTGCCCTTTCGGGAGCTCAAGAGC GCGTCCCCCGCGGCATTGGCCAAGAGTGTGCTGGCCGAGGTGCCCAGGCAGCTGGTGGAATACTACAGCCACAAGGAGCTGCCTCCGAGAGACCTCGGTGCCCACGCCTGA
- the CPNE7 gene encoding copine-7 isoform X1, with the protein MSAGSERRAAAAPGVVPAPCASKVELRLSCRHLLDRDPLTKSDPSVVLLLQSQGQWVQVGRTEVVRSSLHPVFSKVFTLDYYFEEVQKLRFEVYDTHGPSSLSCQEDDFLGGMECTLGQIVAQKKVTRALLLKFGRNAGKSTITVIAEDISGNNGYVELSFRARKLDDKDLFSKSDPFLELYRINDDQSEQLVYRTEVVKNDLSPTWQPFKVSLNSLCSCEESRPLKGLVWDYDSRGKHDFIGEFSTTFEEMQKAFGEDQAQWDCVNSKYKQKKRNYKNSGVVILADLKLYRVYSFLDYVMGGCQIHFTVAIDFTASNGDPRNSCSLHYINPFQPNEYLQALVAVGEICQDYDSDKRLSALGFGARIPPKYEVSHDFAINFNPEDDECEGIQGVVEAYQNCLPRVQLYGPTNVAPIISKVARTAAAEEHTREASQYYILLILTDGVVTDMADTREAIVRASHLPMSIIIVGVGNADFTDMQVLDGDDGVLRSPRGEPALRDIVQFVPFRELKSASPAALAKSVLAEVPRQLVEYYSHKELPPRDLGAHA; encoded by the exons ATGAGCGCGGGCTCGGAGCGCCGGGCGGCGGCGGCCCCCGGGGTGGTGCCGGCGCCCTGCGCCTCGAAGGTGGAGCTGCGGCTGAGCTGCCGGCACCTGCTGGACCGCGACCCGCTCACCAAGTCCGACCCGAGCGTGGTGCTGCTGCTGCAATCGCAAGGCCAGTGGGTGCAG GTGGGCAGAACCGAGGTGGTCCGGAGCAGCCTGCACCCGGTCTTCTCCAAGGTCTTCACGCTTGACTACTACTTCGAGGAGGTGCAGAAGCTGCGCTTTGAGGTCTACGACACCCAtgggcccagcagcctgagctgCCAAGAGGATGACTTCCTGGGGGGCATGGAATGCACTTTGGGGCAG ATAGTGGCCCAGAAGAAGGTGACCCGGGCACTGCTGCTGAAGTTCGGCAGGAACGCGGGCAAGTCCACCATCACG GTGATAGCCGAGGACATTTCCGGGAACAACGGCTACGTGGAGCTCTCCTTCAGGGCCAGGAAACTGGACGACAAG GACCTCTTCAGCAAGTCAGACCCCTTCCTGGAGTTATACCGAATCAATGATGATCAGAGTGAGCAACTGGTGTACAGGACGGAG GTGGTGAAGAACGACCTGAGCCCTACCTGGCAGCCTTTCAAGGTGTCTCTGAACAGCCTGTGCAGCTGTGAGGAGTCGCGGCCTCTCAAG GGCCTCGTTTGGGATTACGACTCCCGCGGAAAGCACGACTTCATCGGAGAATTCTCCACCACCTTCGAGGAGATGCAGAAAGCCTTCGGGGAGGACCAG GCCCAGTGGGACTGTGTGAACTCCAAGTATAAGCAGAAGAAGCGCAATTACAAGAATTCTGGGGTGGTCATCCTGGCAGACCTGAAG CTCTACAGGGTGTACTCATTCCTGGACTACGTCATGGGCGGCTGCCAGATCCACTTCACG GTGGCCATTGACTTCACGGCCTCCAACGGGGACCCCAGGAACAGCTGCTCCCTGCACTACATCAACCCCTTCCAGCCCAACGAGTACCTGCAGGCCCTGGTGGCCGTGGGAGAGATCTGCCAGGACTATGACAG CGACAAGAGGCTCTCTGCTTTGGGCTTTGGAGCCCGGATCCCTCCCAAATACGAG GTGTCCCATGACTTTGCCATCAATTTCAACCCCGAGGACGATGAGTGCGAAG GGATCCAGGGTGTGGTGGAGGCCTACCAGAACTGCCTGCCCAGGGTCCAGCTCTACGGCCCCACCAACGTGGCGCCCATCATCTCCAAGGTGGCCCGCACAGCCGCGGCCGAGGAGCACACGCGTGAGGCCTCT CAATACTACATTCTGCTGATCCTGACGGACGGCGTGGTGACCGACATGGCGGACACACGTGAGGCCATCGTGCGCGCCTCCCACCTGCCCATGTCCATCATCATTGTTGGGGTGGGCAACGCAGACTTCACCGACATGCAGGTGCTAGACGGTGACGATGGTGTCCTGCGCTCCCCACGCGGCGAGCCCGCCCTCCGCGACATCGTGCAGTTCGTGCCCTTTCGGGAGCTCAAGAGC GCGTCCCCCGCGGCATTGGCCAAGAGTGTGCTGGCCGAGGTGCCCAGGCAGCTGGTGGAATACTACAGCCACAAGGAGCTGCCTCCGAGAGACCTCGGTGCCCACGCCTGA